GAAGCATCTTTCCCTCTATCCGAGCGTAGATGGTATCAAGCCATGTCTTCTCCCACGATAAATAAAGACTTCAATATATTCCTTCTAAAagctatataaaaaaaaatcatatttttaataatatgatATCGATTAAATCAActgataaagattttaataatttatcgtTAGATCTTCGTCGAGAGAGCATTAGATCTCTTCTCAAGGGACGATTTGTCTCCTTCAATGGACTCAGTGGGCCATTTCAGTGCATTCGATGGAACTACAACCAGTCTCTTTCACGGCACACCATTCACATCCATTGTATCCCTTACACGCCTTGAATCCACCAATCatccattttttctttttatgaatacaAAAGATGAGATTTTTGCTCTATTTATATGACATTTAGACAAAATAAAATATTAGGAAGAAATTCACATCCAAGATTCACTAATAAGGAATGCAGTTTCAATAGTTCTTCACACTTCAAAGACATTAACAACCTTGCTTATTGCCTCAGTCAACCTCAAAGAGAACCTCTTTCGGTTCAAACACTGAGGAAAGCAAGCCACGCTTCGATGTAATTATCAATGTCTAAATTGCATGCTCAAAGTAATAGTAGTAGTTGCAGTGCATAGGCTACCTTCCTTCATCGATGGATTCATCTAAAATTGGTCGGGAAGGTGAAGGTGTTCTTTCGGTGTAGTTCAGCATGCTTGTGTTTGATGTGCTGGTCTCTGGATTTCCGGATGTTGAAGGCTTGAAGAATCCACTTGGAATGCTACTGCTGTCATTGGACTGCCAGTCTGTAAGGTATCCAGGTCTTGACTTGACTTCAGCTACATCAAGATCCCCTGTCAGCATGGCCACCACCCGCGACATGGAAGGGCGTAGCAAAGGAGAGGCTTGAGTGCACAACAAAGCTATGTTAATAAGACGGATCGCCTGTCCTTCATCGTATGACGACAATGTTGGGTCCAATAGTTCCAATTCACACTTCTTCTCACGTAGATTCCAAGCCTATAAAACATGGACAAAAAAGGTTCAGATCATATATCAAGGTGTAAGTACAATGCTTAATAGCACGGTTTATTCGTTTTCCATAGTAGATTATCCAACTGAAAGAGTCAAGTATAAATTCTCTGTAACCGATAGTTTGCAAAGTTGATAAAACTTAGCAACGCACCCATTCAAGAAGATAAACTTTTGCAGGTTCAAGGCTCTGATCTGCATTGGATCTCCCAGAAAGTACTTCCAGACATACTACTCCGAATGCAAAGACATCAGTCTTTTCTGTGAGATGCCCTCTCATAGCATATTCCGGTGCAAGATAAcctcttaaaaaaattaaatacaatTATCCCATTGTATCATGATACAAATtgcaaatcaaaatatttagatgaCATAATTGAagttaaaacaaaaaacaaatcgatgcatcataaatagataaaataaGAAGATTATGCAAATGTTGCATGGATCTTTCTTACATTGTACCGGCAACTCTTGTGCTGATGTGAGTCTTCTTGTCATCGTAAAGCTTGGCAAGGCCAAAATCAGATATTTTGGGATATAAATCAGCATCAAGGAGAATGTTACTGGCCTTAACATCTCTGTGTACAATTCGCACCCTCGACTCCTCATGAAGATAAGCTAGACCTCTCGCCGTGCCCAAACATATTTCGGAGCGGGTAGACCAATCTAGGTGCAGATTACTCCTACCTGAAATGTAACAGCAATGACATGAATAGCTGACTTTGTGGTGACATGCTCACAAGGTTtgcaaataataatattaaagtaGAAAGGGCAGATATCAAATAAGTttctgatttttttctttttctttcatttaaaattttgatttcaaCAATGTACCAAAGATTGCCTGATCAAGGCTCTTGTTCTCTAGATATTCATAGACCAAAAGCCTTTTGCCTCCCTTGACACAGCAACCATATAACTTCACAAGATTACGGTGCTGCACTGCAGATATTGTTGCAATTTCTGTCATGAACTGGTGTTTTCCTTGGTTAGAAGTTATGGAGAGTTGCTTCACAGCCACAACTCTTCCATCAACAAGGTTTCCCTGCAATAAAAAGTAGACTCTGCATTGACACCGCCAATAATTGAACACCATTTTCTTGATGTGTACAATAGTCTTGTATGCTCATACACAAATTTAGTATTTTGATCTTGGATCAGTTCTTTCTTCTGATGATGTGATAATTGGAGAAACAAGATTCTCCATCCTTCTAGTAAAGAAGCAACAAATCGATGCTGAGAACCTACTGGTGAAACTTGAAGTACAGGATTTTGATTAATTGGTCCCATAAAGGATTTTAATTTATTACATAAAATTGATAAAAGTATCGAATAAAGAATATAACTGATGCTAGCAGTAAACAATTGCCTAAACATCACTGAAGCAGGTCATAAAAACATTCCGGATGTACAGTATTTTTCATGCTAAACTCTGTATGTTCACTAGTTGTTAGCTACAATTTTAAATTTCAGGTGCATTTATAACAAATGTAAGAAATAAAATATCCATCCTTTTGATGCCAATTTTCAGATAAGTATCACCATTGCTGGTGTAAACCCAGATGAACACATTTAACCATGATCTTTGATCCTTCTATCTCAAATATTCAGCAAATGGATGGCTGCTTTTCGAAATTTAAGTTCTTAATTTATAAGTTGTTACTATAGAAATAAGTTCatcaatatatattagaattttgACAAGAATATAGAACCAAACTACTGATTGATGACAAGGCTGTAGCTCTGAACAATTAATCAAATTTGTACTGATTGGACTTAAACATCAACTGAGGAATCCGGCTTTGATGCGAGGTATCTGCTACAGGCAAGCTTATACTAAACTAGTCCTTTGCCCCTGACTTTTGAGTTCTCGCTTTTCTAAATTTAAGTTCAGACTTTAAGTTCTGGCTTTTCTAAATTTAAGCTCTGTTACTATAAATTCAAGTCCTGATACCAATTTTAGAGTGTCACCATCACTGGTGTAAACCTAGATGAACAAATTTAAACATGATCTTTGATCCTTATATCTCAAATATTCAGCAAATGAATGGATGATTTTCAAAATTTAAGTTCTGACTTTATAGTTGTTACCATAAAAATAGTAACATATTTCCAACATGCATTGGCTCATCTGCAGAAATTGAAAAAGATGCTCACCTTAAATACTGGACCAAACCCTCCCTCTCCTAGTTTATTGGAAGGGTCGAAGTCTTCAGTAGCACTTCTCAGTTCAGCATAACTAAAAGTATCTGGCCTGGAACTCATTTCCAGCAATTCTGCATTATATAGTTTCAAGGGGTAAAAGTTCATAAACTACCCTTCAACTTCTGAAGCTTCtatgcatatatacaaatatCGATATAGAAGAAAAAGTTGTACCATCTTCATCATCCTTGCTGAGTCTTTGCCTCTGCCAATAGATCAAAATCCCAAAGACAATAAGTAGAACTAAAGCTCCAATGCCAGAAAAAATGCCAACAATAGTACTTTTGTTACTACTTTTTGATGCACTAGATGGTGTCTCGTTGCTAACGGTAGGAGTGAAATCTGAATAAGTAACAGATAAAATAAGAAGCTGGTATGGTGATCAACCGAATAAGTGAGATGTTGAATCTTTGCATACCATAAGGATTGACACTGATTGCCGAGACAGATGGCCCATAATAACCTTGAATAGGCACACAACAAGTACCTTTTCCAGCCCAAAAGAAATGAATCTCGAGAAAGTTATCTGTCACTGGAACAATGAACTTTCTAGTAACAGCTGTAAAGGAATTTTCTTCAGCTCTTATGTCAAAATCCTTCAACACACGATTCCcctgaaaattaaaagaaaaatgaagCACAAGAAACTCAGATGCAGCAAAAATCATTCACAAAGAATTTTTGCATGCTTCAGTTCAAACAATAAGCAGGATCAAAtgcttcattttctttctttatatCCTAAAAGCATGCCCATGAGTTTTTGTTTATGCAGTCACTCTCGGCACATATCCAAAAACACACATGTCAGTTGCTTACTTGGATATATATGTCAAAAATTCTTCTTCCAGTACTTCTCCAAGTAGGTGGATCAAATATCTGTGTCTCCGCAAAATGCAACATGACTGTGTAATTTCCATTCTCAAGGCCGAGCCCGTAATATCTAAGAGATGAGGGACTAATTCTTGCAGTCTGATATAACTCTGGTTCTTGAGTTTTCTGGAACTGGGATGAACTGTATAGAGTATATTCAGCATTTGAGGCATCTTGAAAGCTTCCAACAGTGCTAACTGCCCACTTGTTTGTTTCGGTCACATAATAAGAAGCACTACTCAGAGTTCTTCCATCAATTTCGTACAGAGTCCCATCAGAAGATGTGATGGTTTTATTACCACCACAATTTATTGCAAATGAGGAATCTGTTAACCAGCAATTAATACAGTTCAGAACTTCAGATTGTAGTTATTGCTAACAATATCTTACATGAAACAAACTCATGGTAAGGAAAGAGGGAACTTACAAATGGGTACCCTATGATTGCAAGGAATATCTCGTTGCAAACAATTTAATCCTGACGCCAGAACACTGTACACAACAAATTAGTGATGACTCTAAAAGAAAGAATTATGTGGACATTCAATGAATACCATTGATGGTAGTAAGTACCTGTTATTGGAACCACTAATCACGAAGTTGTTGGCTACCAAATTTCTGTAATAAGAAAATGTAGAAGTCAGTAACTGCAGTTCCTAAGGTCTACGAAGAGAATTGTGCATCGGAAATCAGAAAGAAAAAGCGCATACAACTCATATAACTAGGTGCTGGATAAACAAGTCCAGAAAGAGAGATTTGATCATGTTGTATATTTAAATACATGTTGTCTAACATTTATGTATCAGCTCAAACAATCCTATTTAATTATCATGCTTGACAGATCAATTCTTGCTTCTGAAGCAAAAGAAGATCATGCTTTCTCTTAACTGAATCACTAGTTTATGAATGGTCATtccatcatctttttttttaaagGCATTGTATTTTACCTTTTTTCTTTGTAATGGTAGTGTTTACAATTCTTTGTCACTTTGATTGGAGTTGGTGTTAGAAGTTATAGGTGAAGAAATTTATTGCAGGGATGTTGTTGAATTTCGGCTGTGCACCTCAAGTCGATAGACTTCCcatatatatttttgataatacATTTCCTTCTACATGTTTTATACATTCCAATGAAATAATACATTTCCCTCAAAATAAATGATTCgttgataaaattttatttagctataataataaaaatactaatacAATACACTTCTTACCCGGTCTAGGTTGGATTTGCTTGGGGCTTTATAGGTATAAACTGGCCTCAGACCATAGTGATCAGATGGCTTAATGGGCCCTGTACATACACCATTTCATTTATGGTGTCTACTTGATCTTCTTTATCTTTGACCTTGGATTTAATTCAATGGAAAATTTGATCAAAGACTCAATGTTGACCACAACATCATCAGCAATGATATAGGACAAAGTCAAATTTGGGCATGGCTGCCCCTTGCTAGAATCTATTAGGCTTCCAACTTCAGCACAAGGTTGAACCGGCCTTATTCATATATAGTTTAGGACAAGAAATGGACCTCAAGTGCCATGTCTACTAATGATTCAGTATGGGATCTGTTACACAAATGCTATGAGCACCTTCTGCAGCAATCTGGGGTTGTTTCCTAAGCAAAGGGCTAGGATAATAGCACATTGAGGATGGCACTATTCGTAGTTCGAATTGGATTCAGTTTAATTGGGTTTAATCATACGATGCTAACCAAAATAAATAGGAGAAGCCCAGAAGGCAGTTTGTGGAATTTACTAATTTTGAAATGCTTGATCCATAATGGTATGTCTATGACAGAACTAATTTTGACAGATTTCTCAACCATAAAGGCAGATTTTAGTTAGAATTGGCTAGAACTAATTGAACTCAATTGGATTGAACAACTTTGACCAATTCTAGACAATTTAATTACCTCAAGGAAAACAGTAGAAAGAACGGGATGAAAAAGAGCAAAGTCAAGATGGAAGGAAAGGTTTAATAAAAAATGTGAATAAGAAATGTTGGTTTGATTGTCTTTGCTATTCATTATAATCATTGTGTTTGCTGTATACAACTGTTGTTACATTTGTCATCCACCAGTAAAATAGAGAGAAAACCATACTAGGAGAGGAAAGAAGTAGACAAAAGGTAGCACATAAgctcttaaaaaaataaataggcACTGTCTTTGAATAAAGTATATCTTTTCTTGTTTTGTATTATCTGATACTTCACTTGTGTAACAATTAGAGAAGCATTTGAGCTACAATGagatcatcattattttcaaagcTACAGGTGGATAAGGTTTGATTCTTTTGTAGACATATAAAGCATTTATTTAGTTCATTAATATTTTTGTATGCTTGATTGAAGGTTATTATATAACACATAACTTATGAATACATaacatttttttaatgaatttttacatCATCATCCTTAATATAGTTTATCTTTTACATTTCAATTTCATGTTTTTTTAAAGTTGGATATTCTACAAAACTATGAATGTAAATTCTTTTAGAAAATAACATTttcatttttctcattttttttattttcaatattttcattttgcaatttttttatttttaacttttgtTTGGTAAATTGCAATATTGCCAATATGATCAGATAATCTTGCTGACTCAGTTGTATCATCCTTCACTTATCTCTGCAAAGTATAAATGAAGTATACATTAGCCTTGTTATTATATGAAGATGATTTTGTTTATTTAAGCTAACCATTCTCTATTAGAAACCATATTTTGAAAGTTCTAGAAGTCTCTTTTACAGATCTAGCTTAGTTTAAATCTATTTTTGGCAtctttattcttctcttctctatCTTTTCTCCTTGGAGGACCTACTTCCCTCCGAGGAAAAGTAGCTCTCTAGTGGGAGGAGACCTCCCTTATCAGAAAAGCATGCATGGTACTTCCACAATGCAATCGTCCAATCATCAAGCTTTAACATTTAAAAAAACAGAGACTCATTGTGAACTTGTTTGTCCAATCATTCCCATCTTCTTTAGCTATCTGCTCCAATGACAGTCAAAAAGCTCTAATATCATAGAACGCAACAGAAATACTCTAGTTCTACAAAAAGTAGTAAGCAATATGTAGCAAAACAAAGGTCACAAACATAAGAGTTCTTATTATATTCCAACGTACATTTTCAGATTTTGTTCACTAACCCATGAAGGGAAACTTCCTCCCAGTTGATTATATGATAAGTCACTGTAGGAAACACAAAACACAGTCAAATACATATAACAGCAGAAAGAATCAATTCTACATTAAAATTAGTTTAAGAAAACAAAGATTAATAAATTTATGATCTGCAAataagattttgataatgatggatAGACGGATGATAGCTTGTCATTTTACCCAAATCTTAAGCAAGTAGGAAAGAGATTGCAGGATCACAATAAATTCATCCTAAATAAGTATCTAACAAACTGATCAGTTGAACATACATATTAAGAAGTGATTCGCTCTTGCTAGTGGGCAAACTACCGGATAAACTGTTATTTCCAAGAAATCTGCACAAGATGTTAGAGAAGCACAAATTGTCCAAGCCAGATTCAATTCTCAGATTCTGACAGATAACCTTAAAACTATAAAAATTTCTTACAAGTAACTTAGCAAGCTCAAATTGAAGAGAGACTGAGGAATTTGGCCTGTCAGATTGTTGAAGCTCAAATCCCTGTGCAAGCAAAGATAACAGTATCTCACTGTAAAATCAGACTATAGATTTTTATTTCTTATGAACTAGTGGatctaaaaaaatcatcattcaacaCAATTCAACATCATCCATAAGAGTCAAATTATGTTGGACTTACAATCTCTGCAAACTAGTGAATCGTGAAAAGTCTGATGGCATAATGTCAGATATCCTGCAATTCCTTAATATTCTGTATGAAGTACATGATGCTTAAACATGTCAACTGGTTTCACAGTCAAAGGAAAaacaaaatagaaaatattttgcaGACAGGGAATATTCGTACAATATGCTTAGTGATGATAGATTATGAATGAATGCCAAAGATGAGCTCCCATTTTGTATGTCACCAATCCTCCTGCATATGAGCATGAATTGTAAAAGAAGTGATAAACACTGAATAGAAGTGCTATTGTGGACATGAAGACAATAAATATATGATGCCTGTTTGATAAGTGCAGCTTTTAAACTCAGAAGAACAATAAACCAGAGTTACTGACTGATATACCAGACCGcctgataaaaattataaaaacaaaTAGGAATGAACCATACAGATCAGTCACTTTGGTCATATTGGAAAGACTTGAAGGGATTGGACCTTCAAAAGAGTTCCCTTGAATCCTCCTATCCAGAAAATTTAAACAATTAGAACATTTAAGAAAATAGTACTAGTATGTATCATGTGAAGGCATACTTATTTGCTAAAAAAAGCAGAATGATGCCATTGTGTGAAATTCAAATGTAAATCAGGCAAACAACTTTGGAGCAGCATAATTTAACACTGTCATGAAGTTTATATACATTGGTCAAACTTATACAAaggacatatataaatatattttgcaTGGGTATGCCAAGTGTGAATACAGGAtatgaattttatttattatattacagTTCAATTAAAAATTCATTTACTGGTGGAGATGGTGGTGGTGTTGGAGGTGTTTTGATAATATCAGCCAATGGTAGTGGTAGCATGGACAGCAACAAAGCAGCAGATGTCAGCATCAGGAGTTTCCATCAGAAGTCCTTTTAGAAGAACTCGGAAGGTCATCATCACctacttgaaaaagga
This Musa acuminata AAA Group cultivar baxijiao chromosome BXJ1-2, Cavendish_Baxijiao_AAA, whole genome shotgun sequence DNA region includes the following protein-coding sequences:
- the LOC135608134 gene encoding probable LRR receptor-like serine/threonine-protein kinase At1g56140 isoform X3; this translates as MLRHKRHADSYWETLVLCFLCLLFFLDRFEGATTVPAEVAALNAILGRWGWTASATSSPAWNISGEPCSGAAIDSTALDDPNFSPSIKCECSYDNAATCHIVQLRVHALDVKGAIPDELQNLTYLFNLDLNQNYLTGPLPAFIGNLTKLKYLTFGANALSGSIPKELGKLTSLISLSIGANNFTGPIPLELGNLTNLQKLYINSCGASGEFPSTISGLSSLQELRIQGNSFEGPIPSSLSNMTKVTDLRIGDIQNGSSSLAFIHNLSSLSILILRNCRISDIMPSDFSRFTSLQRLDLSFNNLTGQIPQSLFNLSLLSYLFLGNNSLSGSLPTSKSESLLNIDLSYNQLGGSFPSWVSEQNLKINLVANNFVISGSNNSVLASGLNCLQRDIPCNHRVPIYSSFAINCGGNKTITSSDGTLYEIDGRTLSSASYYVTETNKWAVSTVGSFQDASNAEYTLYSSSQFQKTQEPELYQTARISPSSLRYYGLGLENGNYTVMLHFAETQIFDPPTWRSTGRRIFDIYIQGNRVLKDFDIRAEENSFTAVTRKFIVPVTDNFLEIHFFWAGKGTCCVPIQGYYGPSVSAISVNPYDFTPTVSNETPSSASKSSNKSTIVGIFSGIGALVLLIVFGILIYWQRQRLSKDDEDELLEMSSRPDTFSYAELRSATEDFDPSNKLGEGGFGPVFKGNLVDGRVVAVKQLSITSNQGKHQFMTEIATISAVQHRNLVKLYGCCVKGGKRLLVYEYLENKSLDQAIFGRSNLHLDWSTRSEICLGTARGLAYLHEESRVRIVHRDVKASNILLDADLYPKISDFGLAKLYDDKKTHISTRVAGTIGYLAPEYAMRGHLTEKTDVFAFGVVCLEVLSGRSNADQSLEPAKVYLLEWAWNLREKKCELELLDPTLSSYDEGQAIRLINIALLCTQASPLLRPSMSRVVAMLTGDLDVAEVKSRPGYLTDWQSNDSSSIPSGFFKPSTSGNPETSTSNTSMLNYTERTPSPSRPILDESIDEGR
- the LOC135608134 gene encoding probable LRR receptor-like serine/threonine-protein kinase At1g56140 isoform X2, with amino-acid sequence MLRHKRHADSYWETLVLCFLCLLFFLDRFEGATTVPAEVAALNAILGRWGWTASATSSPAWNISGEPCSGAAIDSTALDDPNFSPSIKCECSYDNAATCHIVQLRVHALDVKGAIPDELQNLTYLFNLDLNQNYLTGPLPAFIGNLTKLKYLTFGANALSGSIPKELGKLTSLISLSIGANNFTGPIPLELGNLTNLQKLYINSCGASGEFPSTISGLSSLQELWASDNNFTGKFPDFSRTSLVILRIQGNSFEGPIPSSLSNMTKVTDLRIGDIQNGSSSLAFIHNLSSLSILILRNCRISDIMPSDFSRFTSLQRLDLSFNNLTGQIPQSLFNLSLLSYFLSGSLPTSKSESLLNIDLSYNQLGGSFPSWVSEQNLKINLVANNFVISGSNNSVLASGLNCLQRDIPCNHRVPIYSSFAINCGGNKTITSSDGTLYEIDGRTLSSASYYVTETNKWAVSTVGSFQDASNAEYTLYSSSQFQKTQEPELYQTARISPSSLRYYGLGLENGNYTVMLHFAETQIFDPPTWRSTGRRIFDIYIQGNRVLKDFDIRAEENSFTAVTRKFIVPVTDNFLEIHFFWAGKGTCCVPIQGYYGPSVSAISVNPYDFTPTVSNETPSSASKSSNKSTIVGIFSGIGALVLLIVFGILIYWQRQRLSKDDEDELLEMSSRPDTFSYAELRSATEDFDPSNKLGEGGFGPVFKGNLVDGRVVAVKQLSITSNQGKHQFMTEIATISAVQHRNLVKLYGCCVKGGKRLLVYEYLENKSLDQAIFGRSNLHLDWSTRSEICLGTARGLAYLHEESRVRIVHRDVKASNILLDADLYPKISDFGLAKLYDDKKTHISTRVAGTIGYLAPEYAMRGHLTEKTDVFAFGVVCLEVLSGRSNADQSLEPAKVYLLEWAWNLREKKCELELLDPTLSSYDEGQAIRLINIALLCTQASPLLRPSMSRVVAMLTGDLDVAEVKSRPGYLTDWQSNDSSSIPSGFFKPSTSGNPETSTSNTSMLNYTERTPSPSRPILDESIDEGR
- the LOC135608134 gene encoding probable LRR receptor-like serine/threonine-protein kinase At1g56140 isoform X1; protein product: MLRHKRHADSYWETLVLCFLCLLFFLDRFEGATTVPAEVAALNAILGRWGWTASATSSPAWNISGEPCSGAAIDSTALDDPNFSPSIKCECSYDNAATCHIVQLRVHALDVKGAIPDELQNLTYLFNLDLNQNYLTGPLPAFIGNLTKLKYLTFGANALSGSIPKELGKLTSLISLSIGANNFTGPIPLELGNLTNLQKLYINSCGASGEFPSTISGLSSLQELWASDNNFTGKFPDFSRTSLVILRIQGNSFEGPIPSSLSNMTKVTDLRIGDIQNGSSSLAFIHNLSSLSILILRNCRISDIMPSDFSRFTSLQRLDLSFNNLTGQIPQSLFNLSLLSYLFLGNNSLSGSLPTSKSESLLNIDLSYNQLGGSFPSWVSEQNLKINLVANNFVISGSNNSVLASGLNCLQRDIPCNHRVPIYSSFAINCGGNKTITSSDGTLYEIDGRTLSSASYYVTETNKWAVSTVGSFQDASNAEYTLYSSSQFQKTQEPELYQTARISPSSLRYYGLGLENGNYTVMLHFAETQIFDPPTWRSTGRRIFDIYIQGNRVLKDFDIRAEENSFTAVTRKFIVPVTDNFLEIHFFWAGKGTCCVPIQGYYGPSVSAISVNPYDFTPTVSNETPSSASKSSNKSTIVGIFSGIGALVLLIVFGILIYWQRQRLSKDDEDELLEMSSRPDTFSYAELRSATEDFDPSNKLGEGGFGPVFKGNLVDGRVVAVKQLSITSNQGKHQFMTEIATISAVQHRNLVKLYGCCVKGGKRLLVYEYLENKSLDQAIFGRSNLHLDWSTRSEICLGTARGLAYLHEESRVRIVHRDVKASNILLDADLYPKISDFGLAKLYDDKKTHISTRVAGTIGYLAPEYAMRGHLTEKTDVFAFGVVCLEVLSGRSNADQSLEPAKVYLLEWAWNLREKKCELELLDPTLSSYDEGQAIRLINIALLCTQASPLLRPSMSRVVAMLTGDLDVAEVKSRPGYLTDWQSNDSSSIPSGFFKPSTSGNPETSTSNTSMLNYTERTPSPSRPILDESIDEGR